TGATTTATTGCCCAGCTATCGGGAATAGATTTAAAGATAGATAAATTTGCATAATAAGTTGATGCAAGAGTTTCTGTAATTTCAGATAAATTAGGGTGATTGATTTCATCATTATTCAGGTTATTAGAAATTTCTTTTGCGCAAGCCCAAGTAAGTTCTTCGGCATAAGCTCTTTCTGCCAAACTTAAAAATCCTAATCTAAAAGCGACTAAGCAATCTTCTTTAAACTTTTTTGCATCATTCCATAGTTCAATTATTTGAGATAAATTTATTTTTTTATTTTTAAGTTTTTTTAATTCATAGTAAGTTTCAAGTAAATTTGAAATTATTAATTGTTGATTTTTTTTATCAAAAATTTGTAGTTTGGAACTGACATTGCTTGTTCCTAGGACATTAAAAATTAAAACTGAACAATGACTAATTATTGCTCTTCCACTTTCTGAGATTATGGTTGGATGCTTGATATTATTTAATTCACATGAATCCTTAATAGTTGCAATTACATCGTTCGCATAATTTTGAAGAGAATAATTAGTGGAGGTGTTTGAGGAGGTTTTAGTTCCATCAAAATCTATTCCTAATCCTCCCCCAACGTCGATATATTGCATTGGAGCTCCTAGTTTGCATAGTTCAACATATATTTGACTCGCTTCTTGTAATGCGTCTTTGATTACAGCAATATCACTTATTTGACTGCCTATATGAAAATGGAGCAATTTCATTTCGTTGATAAGATTTGCTTCTTTTAGTTCTTTTATCGTCAACATAATTTCTGGGATTGATAATCCAAATTTGGAATTATCTCCAATAGATTTACTCCACCTACCACTACTTTTACTTGATAACTTTGCTCTAATTCCTATCAATGGAGTTGCGTTAAGTTCCTGAACTGCTTGAATAATTCTTCTTACCTCATCTCGTTGTTCAATAACTATTATTGGATTTTTACCGAGTTTTCTTGCCAAAGTAGCAATCTCAATATATTTTTTATCTTTATATCCGTTGCATATTAATAATGCATTTTGGTTTTCAAGAAGTGCAAGGCCAATTAATAGTTCTGATTTACTTCCTACTTCTAAACCAAAATTCCATTGGCTACCAAACTCTATTATCTTTTCTAGGACATTTTTCTGTTGATTACATTTGACAGGAAAAACGCCTTGATAAATGTTCTCATATTTATAGGTTTTTATTGCTTTTAAAAAAGAGTCATGTAATGCATTTATGCGATCTTTCAAGATATCATTAAATCTGATTATTAATGGAGGATTTATTTCTCTACTCTTGAGTTCTTTGACAAGCTTAAAAAGATCAATCTTATTTTCAGATTTCATATCTTTAGTTACTGATATATTTCCTTTGGAATTTATAGAAAAATATTTATCTCCCCATTTGTCTATGTTATAAGTCGAAATACTATCTTCAATAGTCCAAATATTCTTTAATTTTTTCGGCTCAAAATTGGTCAATTTATGTCTTAGTGATTAATAAATGTTTTTGAAAATAACTCAAAACAATATCTTTTATTTTAATGATTACTTGCCAAGTTACCACCCAAAAGTTGAATATACATAGAGTGATTATTAACTAAATGACCAAAGAGAGAACTTTTATTGCAATTAAACCAGATGGAGTTCAAAGAGGATATGTTTCTGAGATTATTGGCAGATTTGAAAAAAAAGGATTTAAATTGGTTGGATTAAAGCAATTAATTCCTTCAAAAGAAATTGCTCAAAATCATTATGGAGTACATAGAGAAAGACCCTTTTTTGATGATTTAGTAGACTTTATTTCAAGTGGGCCTGTTGTAGCAATGGTGTGGGAAGGCGAAGGAGTAATTTTGAGTGCTAGAAAACTAATAGGGGCAACAAAACCTCTGGAAGCAGAGCCTGGAACAATTAGAGGTGACTTAGCTATTGATATTGGGAGGAATATTATTCATGGTTCTGATGGAGAAGATACAGCAAAATTTGAAATTGATCTATGGTTTAACGAAGAGGAATTATGTGAGTGGGAAACTTCTGATTCGAAATGGCGATCTGAAAATTAAAATTTAAATCGCAAATCTATCTAAACTAAATTTTTCTAAAAAGTTTTTTTCTATTTCTTTGAGATTTTTATTTTGAACTATTTTCAAAAGAAGATCACTTGTTATTGCAGAAAATAAAACTCCATTTCTGTAATGTCCTGTAGCTATAAAAAGATTTTCAATTTTTGATTTTCCAATTATTGGTTTTAGATCTGGTGTGCAAGGTCTAAATCCCCACCAATGTTCCATTTGTGGCCAATTAATAGCTTCTGGTAATAAGGTGAGAATGCCTTCTTGCAATTGTTTTATTCCATTAGGAGTATTACCCTGATTAAATTTTGAATCTTTTTCAACTGTCGCTCCAACTATAATAAGGCCATCATCACGGGGAACTAGATAAGTTTTTGGACCAAAAATAACTCTTTTCAAAAAATTTGCTGGACCTTGTATTGATAGCATTTGTCCCTTTACAGGAAAGACTGGAATTTTATTAAAAATTTTTTTACTCCAAGCACCGCTGCATATAATTGCTTTTTCGCAGTTAATTTTTTTTATTTCCCCAGTGGCACATACAACTGTTGCACCTATAACTTTGTTTTTTTCGAATGTCAAATCTTCTACTTCTGATCCCTCTTGAAATTCGACTCCATGCAAGGAGCATGCTCTCTCAAGAGCACGCATCAATCTTCTTCGGTTATCTATTTGCCCATCTTGTTCAAAAAGTAAACCATGTTTCCAAATAGAATTCATTCCATTAATTTCTGTTTGAAGATCTTTGTGATTTAAATATTTTCCATATTCATAAGTGGGAAACTCTTCAAGATCTTCTTTGTTTTTAAATGGAACTACTATGCCACATTTTCTTAAACCGCATTTAATATTACTATCTTGTTCTATACTTTTTATCCACTTTGGAATTAGATTTTGACTTTCTTGGCCAAATTTTAGTAATTCATCTTCGAGCCCTTCGGCATGAGTAGCTAACATTCCTGCAGCAACAAATCCAGCTGATTCATTTCTGTTTTTGCTTAAAACTAAAACTTTGAAGTTATTTCTAGAAAATTCATAAGCAATAGATAAACCCAAAAGTCCACCCCCAATGATTAATATTGAATTTTTGGTTTCTTGTGACATTTAAAAATTAATATTTTTTTGTGTTTTGGTCCTCTTTTCCTTTATATCCAATAATATTAATAAAGAGACTTTTGATAATGAACAATTTGGATTCTTGGGAAGCTGTGATTGGTTTGGAAACTCATGTACAGCTTAATACGAAAAGTAAAATATTCACATCTGCGTCAACAGCTTTTGGTGATGCACCTAATACGCATATAGATCCTGTAGTTTGTGGGTTACCAGGAACCCTTCCAGTTTTGAATGAGACTGTTCTTGAGTATGCTGTAAAAACTTCGTTAGCATTAAATTTAAACGTTGCAGAACATTGTAAATTTGATAGAAAACAATATTTTTATCCTGATCTGCCTAAAAATTATCAAATTTCACAATTTGATGAGCCATTAGCTGAAAATGGTTGGTTAGAGGTTGAAATAATTGAAAATGACAAAGATCCTTATATCAAAAAAATTGGTATAGAAAGGCTACATATGGAAGAAGACGCCGGAAAACTAGTCCATTCAGGAAGTGATAGATTAGCTGGCTCTAAGTATTCTTTAGTTGATTACAATCGTGCCGGAATAGCGCTTTGTGAGATTGTAAGTAAACCAGATATTAGATCAGGTAAAGAGGCATCTGAATATGCTTCAGAGATTAGAAGAACAGTTAGGTATCTAGGGGTATCAGACGGAAATATGCAAGAGGGTTCATTACGCTGTGATG
This sequence is a window from Prochlorococcus marinus XMU1419. Protein-coding genes within it:
- the speA gene encoding biosynthetic arginine decarboxylase; translated protein: MTNFEPKKLKNIWTIEDSISTYNIDKWGDKYFSINSKGNISVTKDMKSENKIDLFKLVKELKSREINPPLIIRFNDILKDRINALHDSFLKAIKTYKYENIYQGVFPVKCNQQKNVLEKIIEFGSQWNFGLEVGSKSELLIGLALLENQNALLICNGYKDKKYIEIATLARKLGKNPIIVIEQRDEVRRIIQAVQELNATPLIGIRAKLSSKSSGRWSKSIGDNSKFGLSIPEIMLTIKELKEANLINEMKLLHFHIGSQISDIAVIKDALQEASQIYVELCKLGAPMQYIDVGGGLGIDFDGTKTSSNTSTNYSLQNYANDVIATIKDSCELNNIKHPTIISESGRAIISHCSVLIFNVLGTSNVSSKLQIFDKKNQQLIISNLLETYYELKKLKNKKINLSQIIELWNDAKKFKEDCLVAFRLGFLSLAERAYAEELTWACAKEISNNLNNDEINHPNLSEITETLASTYYANLSIFKSIPDSWAINQIFPIVPIHRHLEEPFCKGNFADLTCDSDGKLNNFIDDGKIKSLLNLHKPEADKDYLIGIFMTGAYQEALGNLHNLFGSTNVVHIDINQDDSYKVKNIIKEESKSEILQLLDYSSASLVESIRLNTESAIDQKKLTIEEARKLIDQIEISLRKSSYLSE
- the ndk gene encoding nucleoside-diphosphate kinase, with protein sequence MTKERTFIAIKPDGVQRGYVSEIIGRFEKKGFKLVGLKQLIPSKEIAQNHYGVHRERPFFDDLVDFISSGPVVAMVWEGEGVILSARKLIGATKPLEAEPGTIRGDLAIDIGRNIIHGSDGEDTAKFEIDLWFNEEELCEWETSDSKWRSEN
- the thiO gene encoding glycine oxidase ThiO gives rise to the protein MSQETKNSILIIGGGLLGLSIAYEFSRNNFKVLVLSKNRNESAGFVAAGMLATHAEGLEDELLKFGQESQNLIPKWIKSIEQDSNIKCGLRKCGIVVPFKNKEDLEEFPTYEYGKYLNHKDLQTEINGMNSIWKHGLLFEQDGQIDNRRRLMRALERACSLHGVEFQEGSEVEDLTFEKNKVIGATVVCATGEIKKINCEKAIICSGAWSKKIFNKIPVFPVKGQMLSIQGPANFLKRVIFGPKTYLVPRDDGLIIVGATVEKDSKFNQGNTPNGIKQLQEGILTLLPEAINWPQMEHWWGFRPCTPDLKPIIGKSKIENLFIATGHYRNGVLFSAITSDLLLKIVQNKNLKEIEKNFLEKFSLDRFAI